A window of Mycobacteriales bacterium contains these coding sequences:
- a CDS encoding terminase, whose translation MRLAKRRTPQTKRGLLPEAKHLVLPAGIVASGFPRVEAICKSILIEFDPWQRDLNRCILAKGSDGQYAADIVALSIGRQVGKTWDVGAVCFAECIAVPETTVVWTAHRFKVARESFDEHRGMAQSPKLAAHIDIDEITTGAGNECIPFRNGSRIVYAARERGSIRGFRKVRILVLDEAQILTEAALSDLAPTQNQATNPLLILMGTPPKPTDPGDVFTRIRAEALSGETDATLYVEIGAQKGCDPDDRNAWREANPSYPKRTPARAIQRLRRLLSLEDFLREALGIWDSSSTGVLDIDKWRRELADPAQQFEGTPPLGLDMTPDRAWCSIGAGAIDGKRRLVELVEHRRGSSWVVDWFTDPGKPHRRGYRVAIMPGSPAGSLIEPLRAAGVAVFEVSSQEYAHGCGAWFDAFEAGTLRHRPHPDLDAAVEGARVTKREAWTWDRRSPNAVISPLVAVTLAAQCAAQPREAFFAAAWR comes from the coding sequence ATGAGGTTGGCGAAGCGGCGGACACCCCAGACGAAGCGTGGCCTGCTTCCCGAGGCTAAGCATCTGGTGCTGCCGGCCGGCATCGTCGCGTCCGGCTTCCCGAGAGTCGAGGCGATCTGCAAGTCGATTCTGATCGAGTTCGATCCCTGGCAGCGCGACCTCAACCGGTGCATCCTTGCCAAGGGCAGCGATGGGCAGTACGCCGCGGATATCGTCGCACTCTCAATCGGCAGGCAGGTCGGTAAGACCTGGGATGTCGGCGCGGTGTGCTTCGCCGAGTGCATCGCCGTGCCGGAGACGACCGTCGTATGGACGGCCCATCGCTTCAAGGTGGCACGCGAAAGCTTCGATGAGCACCGAGGCATGGCACAGTCGCCCAAGCTGGCGGCGCACATTGACATAGATGAGATCACGACGGGCGCCGGCAACGAGTGCATCCCGTTCCGTAACGGGTCCCGGATCGTTTATGCAGCTCGCGAGCGCGGATCGATCCGAGGGTTCCGCAAGGTACGGATCCTCGTCCTCGACGAGGCGCAGATCCTCACCGAGGCCGCGCTGTCCGACCTCGCACCCACCCAGAACCAGGCGACCAACCCGCTGCTCATCCTGATGGGCACGCCACCAAAGCCCACCGATCCTGGGGACGTCTTCACGCGCATCCGCGCGGAGGCCCTATCAGGTGAGACGGACGCCACGCTCTACGTCGAGATCGGAGCGCAGAAGGGCTGCGATCCCGACGACCGCAACGCCTGGCGTGAAGCGAACCCGTCATACCCGAAGCGGACACCGGCACGCGCGATCCAACGGTTGCGGCGGCTGCTCTCGCTCGAGGACTTCCTGCGCGAGGCGCTCGGGATCTGGGACAGCTCCTCGACAGGCGTGCTTGACATCGACAAGTGGCGAAGGGAGCTCGCCGACCCGGCCCAGCAGTTCGAGGGCACACCGCCGCTCGGGCTCGACATGACACCCGACAGAGCGTGGTGCTCAATCGGTGCGGGCGCGATCGATGGCAAGCGCAGGCTCGTCGAACTCGTCGAGCACCGGCGCGGCTCATCCTGGGTCGTTGACTGGTTCACCGACCCTGGCAAGCCACATCGCCGGGGCTACCGGGTCGCGATCATGCCGGGGTCGCCGGCCGGGTCGCTGATCGAACCTCTTCGCGCCGCGGGCGTTGCAGTGTTCGAGGTGTCGAGCCAGGAGTACGCCCACGGATGCGGCGCGTGGTTCGACGCGTTCGAGGCGGGGACGCTGCGCCACCGCCCGCATCCCGATCTCGACGCGGCTGTTGAAGGTGCCCGCGTCACCAAGCGCGAGGCGTGGACCTGGGACCGGCGAAGCCCCAACGCGGTGATCTCGCCGCTGGTCGCCGTGACGTTGGCGGCTCAATGCGCGGCGCAGCCGCGTGAAGCGTTCTTCGCCGCCGCATGGCGGTGA
- a CDS encoding phage portal protein, translating into MIEALSQFSFGGHTYQLQQTMAGTALAPTGSGLSGYMRALKGCPPAFAAQLVRSMVLSQARFVFRGARGSSSPGRLFGTTDLALLEQPWPKGTTSQLLTLMEWHAGVAGNAYVWRTDNGLKVLNPGWVSVVLGSASEPSDPADAIDAEIVGYLFHPGGLSSGKQPRTLLPAEVAHWAPLPDPETPSVGMSWLTPAVQEMQGDQAATAHKLKFFENGATPNMVVKGIPAMNDDEFKRLVKLMDEQYSGVANAYKTLYLVAGADATVVGSDMAQMAFKDTQGAGETRIAMLARVPTVVLQASEGLQGSALNAGNFGQARRLFSDSWLYPTLQSVAATLGGIVTVPGGADLWFDTGDMPFVREDASDLADIQQKQAATVKTLVDAGYSPESAVNAVQANDFSQLQHTGLVSVQLQKPGATAPTTGEPDA; encoded by the coding sequence ATGATCGAGGCGCTGAGCCAGTTCTCGTTCGGCGGTCACACCTACCAGCTGCAGCAGACGATGGCCGGTACAGCACTCGCCCCGACCGGTTCAGGGCTATCGGGTTACATGCGTGCGTTGAAGGGCTGCCCGCCTGCGTTCGCGGCCCAGCTGGTCCGGTCGATGGTGCTATCGCAGGCGCGGTTCGTCTTCCGGGGCGCGCGAGGCTCGAGCAGCCCAGGCCGGCTGTTCGGCACCACCGACCTCGCATTGCTCGAGCAGCCGTGGCCGAAAGGCACGACGAGCCAGCTGCTCACCCTCATGGAGTGGCACGCCGGAGTCGCCGGCAACGCGTACGTGTGGCGGACCGACAACGGCCTGAAGGTGCTGAACCCGGGCTGGGTGTCTGTCGTGCTGGGCAGCGCGTCGGAGCCGTCCGATCCCGCGGACGCGATCGACGCGGAGATCGTCGGCTACCTGTTCCACCCTGGAGGCCTCAGCTCCGGCAAGCAGCCTCGCACGCTTCTGCCGGCGGAGGTTGCCCATTGGGCGCCGCTTCCGGACCCCGAGACGCCCTCGGTAGGCATGTCATGGCTGACCCCGGCGGTCCAGGAGATGCAAGGGGACCAGGCCGCAACCGCGCACAAGCTGAAGTTCTTCGAGAACGGTGCGACGCCCAACATGGTCGTTAAGGGCATCCCGGCGATGAACGACGACGAGTTCAAGCGTCTCGTCAAGCTGATGGATGAGCAGTACTCCGGCGTGGCGAACGCCTACAAGACGCTCTACCTCGTCGCCGGCGCCGACGCCACAGTCGTCGGGTCCGACATGGCGCAGATGGCCTTCAAGGACACGCAGGGCGCAGGTGAGACGAGGATCGCGATGCTCGCCCGCGTCCCCACCGTCGTACTGCAGGCCTCTGAGGGGCTGCAAGGGTCGGCGCTCAACGCGGGGAACTTCGGGCAAGCGCGGCGGCTGTTCTCCGACTCGTGGCTCTACCCGACATTGCAGTCCGTCGCCGCCACGCTCGGAGGGATCGTCACCGTGCCGGGCGGCGCGGACCTCTGGTTCGACACGGGCGATATGCCCTTCGTCCGGGAGGACGCCTCCGACCTCGCTGACATCCAGCAGAAGCAGGCCGCCACGGTGAAGACCCTCGTCGACGCCGGCTACAGCCCAGAGTCCGCCGTGAACGCCGTGCAGGCCAACGACTTCAGCCAGCTGCAGCACACCGGCCTCGTCTCCGTCCAACTGCAGAAGCCAGGCGCGACCGCCCCGACGACAGGAGAGCCCGATGCCTGA
- a CDS encoding HK97 family phage prohead protease encodes MPEEISPLWCVRELRSTPRIRAAAGDDQAPTLFGHFSAVNEWYEIDSMFEGHFLERTAPGFPIVDGNTQILFNHGFDVLGIQVIAAIRSIDPSTTAYEGDLFSVPQLLIDGLRAGVYGSSFRFQVIEDNWDYQPDPSDYNPTALPERTIVSAAVPEFGPVTFPANPASDSGARSATDRFYEQLLRHRPDQVDALAARSLELRSPSGRSDARRADGGQQGSETGQRPDPSSQARDRALRLNGVIK; translated from the coding sequence ATGCCTGAGGAGATCTCACCGCTGTGGTGTGTGCGCGAGCTGCGCTCGACCCCGCGGATTCGCGCCGCGGCCGGCGACGACCAGGCGCCGACGCTGTTCGGTCACTTCTCCGCCGTGAACGAGTGGTACGAGATCGATTCGATGTTCGAAGGCCACTTCCTTGAACGGACCGCGCCGGGCTTCCCGATCGTGGACGGCAACACCCAGATCCTGTTCAACCACGGCTTCGACGTCCTCGGCATTCAGGTCATCGCGGCGATCCGCTCGATCGACCCATCGACCACCGCCTACGAAGGCGACCTGTTCAGCGTGCCACAGCTGCTCATCGACGGGCTGCGCGCCGGCGTCTACGGGTCGTCCTTCCGATTCCAGGTCATCGAAGACAACTGGGACTACCAGCCCGACCCGTCCGACTACAACCCGACCGCGCTGCCCGAACGCACCATCGTGTCCGCCGCGGTCCCCGAGTTCGGACCCGTCACCTTCCCAGCCAACCCCGCCTCCGACAGCGGCGCGCGCAGCGCCACCGACCGTTTCTACGAGCAGCTGCTGCGCCACCGACCAGACCAGGTCGACGCGCTCGCCGCGCGTTCCCTCGAACTTCGCAGCCCGTCCGGGCGATCCGACGCGCGACGCGCGGATGGTGGACAGCAGGGCAGCGAGACCGGCCAGCGGCCGGACCCCTCATCCCAAGCGCGCGACCGCGCGCTTCGCCTGAACGGAGTGATCAAGTGA
- a CDS encoding phage major capsid protein has translation MRALLLCASLLLALTVVGSYLSTMARTSRAFPALPGRLTLLRVGLTGNQLGDVLLNIPDELRGKTVAQLVEIRDYLGECLRSLHQAEDGSLRSLNDDESASFNAGLELRNAAEELIKRHNQIAGLANTPAALPGDAGARGGAAPGLIVRNDPYDLDAIRFSPFDTPQHRSGVMRDHALRAIEAKEVSLTDEQRSRVEKLVRRLPEVAERVLVTGSPGYREAFAALWDAALRGQQALLTADQARFLQRAASLTNNAGGYAVPFTLDPTVILTQAGSLNPIRQIGTVKMISTDVWKGVTSAGITVSWDGEAGEVSDDSPTIGQPSIQTWKAQGFVPFSIEIGQDWAGFEAEMQSEFQAARDVAEAAAFALGAGDGSHQPEGIVTKLAGGSSQVSSATTDTFAIADVYATYEKPAARYRSKGSWLANMSIYDKVRQFGTANNYHAFWTALGGGLPSLLLERPVYESPDMDGSITADAENYALVFGDFSQYVIVDRVGMNVELVPHLFATANNRPSGQRGLYAWWRVGGGSVNDAAFALLDVT, from the coding sequence GTGAGAGCCTTGCTGCTCTGCGCGAGCCTGCTGCTCGCGCTCACGGTCGTCGGCAGCTACCTGTCGACGATGGCGCGCACCTCGCGCGCGTTCCCCGCACTTCCCGGCCGGCTCACCTTGCTGCGGGTCGGCCTGACCGGCAACCAGCTCGGCGACGTCCTGCTGAACATCCCCGACGAGCTGCGCGGCAAGACCGTCGCGCAGCTCGTCGAGATCCGGGACTACCTCGGCGAGTGCCTGCGTTCGCTGCATCAGGCCGAGGACGGCTCGCTGCGCTCGCTCAACGACGACGAGAGCGCTTCCTTCAACGCCGGCCTCGAGCTGCGCAACGCTGCCGAAGAGCTCATCAAGCGGCACAACCAGATTGCCGGTCTGGCGAACACGCCGGCCGCGCTGCCTGGCGACGCTGGCGCTCGAGGAGGCGCCGCGCCGGGACTGATCGTGCGCAACGACCCGTACGACCTGGACGCGATCCGGTTCTCGCCGTTCGACACGCCGCAGCACCGCAGCGGCGTGATGCGCGACCACGCGCTGCGGGCCATCGAGGCGAAGGAGGTCAGCCTCACCGACGAGCAGCGTTCGCGCGTCGAGAAGCTGGTCCGCCGGCTGCCGGAGGTCGCCGAGCGGGTGCTCGTCACCGGATCGCCCGGCTACCGGGAGGCGTTCGCCGCCCTGTGGGACGCGGCGCTGCGCGGGCAGCAGGCGCTGCTAACCGCAGACCAGGCCCGGTTCCTGCAGCGCGCCGCATCGCTGACGAACAACGCCGGCGGCTACGCGGTGCCGTTCACGCTCGACCCGACCGTGATCCTCACCCAGGCGGGGTCGCTGAACCCCATCCGCCAGATCGGCACGGTGAAGATGATCTCCACCGACGTCTGGAAGGGCGTCACGTCGGCCGGGATCACCGTCTCCTGGGACGGGGAGGCCGGCGAGGTCAGCGACGACAGCCCGACGATCGGCCAGCCGAGCATCCAGACCTGGAAGGCGCAGGGCTTCGTTCCGTTCTCGATCGAGATCGGGCAGGACTGGGCCGGCTTCGAGGCCGAGATGCAGTCGGAGTTCCAGGCCGCGCGGGACGTCGCCGAAGCCGCCGCGTTCGCGCTCGGCGCCGGCGACGGGTCGCACCAGCCGGAGGGCATCGTCACGAAGCTCGCCGGCGGGTCCAGCCAGGTGAGCTCGGCCACCACGGACACGTTCGCCATCGCCGACGTGTACGCGACCTACGAGAAGCCCGCGGCCCGCTACCGCTCCAAGGGCTCCTGGCTGGCGAACATGTCGATCTACGACAAGGTCCGCCAGTTCGGCACCGCGAACAACTACCACGCGTTCTGGACGGCGCTCGGCGGCGGCCTGCCGTCGTTGCTGCTCGAGCGGCCCGTGTACGAGTCGCCCGACATGGACGGGTCGATCACGGCAGACGCCGAGAACTACGCGCTGGTGTTCGGCGACTTCAGCCAGTACGTGATCGTCGACCGGGTCGGCATGAACGTCGAGCTGGTGCCGCACCTGTTCGCCACGGCGAACAACCGGCCGTCCGGCCAGCGTGGGCTCTACGCGTGGTGGCGAGTCGGCGGCGGTTCGGTCAACGACGCCGCCTTCGCGCTGCTCGACGTCACCTGA
- a CDS encoding phage head-tail connector protein: MPVITITQLKAHLGLTDSVDDATLTVAVNAANAAIVAYCGRSFDKTNRGEETTRLFEVCDPYVVDVDDIWDTTNLAVKTDSGGEGVYDVTWGSADYQLEPLNGLVTGISVPFYRLRAVLGRTFPVLGGSHRPALQLTAAWGWASVPDMVTDAALIKAARLFKRKDSPEGVLGGYADTGAVRISQYEDPDVCSLLAPYRKGTVAMPIGR; encoded by the coding sequence TTGCCCGTCATCACCATCACCCAGCTCAAGGCGCATCTCGGTCTCACTGACAGCGTCGACGACGCGACGCTGACCGTCGCGGTCAACGCAGCGAACGCCGCCATCGTCGCCTACTGCGGCCGCTCGTTCGACAAGACCAACCGCGGCGAAGAGACCACCCGCCTGTTCGAGGTGTGCGACCCCTACGTCGTCGACGTCGATGACATCTGGGACACCACCAACCTTGCCGTCAAGACCGACAGTGGCGGGGAAGGTGTCTACGACGTCACCTGGGGCAGCGCCGACTACCAGCTCGAGCCGCTCAACGGCCTCGTCACCGGCATCAGCGTCCCCTTCTACCGGCTGCGGGCCGTGCTCGGTAGGACCTTCCCTGTCCTCGGCGGCAGCCACCGTCCGGCACTGCAACTCACCGCCGCGTGGGGATGGGCGTCGGTCCCAGACATGGTCACCGACGCCGCGCTGATCAAGGCCGCACGGCTGTTCAAGCGCAAGGACTCCCCGGAAGGTGTCCTCGGCGGCTACGCCGACACCGGCGCCGTCCGGATCTCCCAGTACGAGGACCCGGACGTCTGCTCGTTGCTCGCGCCCTACCGCAAGGGCACTGTCGCCATGCCGATCGGGAGATGA
- a CDS encoding DUF3263 domain-containing protein encodes MSDLSRRDVDLLLFEAHTAGMNSQWKADVVRDLFDLSATSYAQLLLAAARHPQAVKLAPAVVRRLRAITSSPGRHSAVIGGRRPQRAKPIARR; translated from the coding sequence ATGAGCGACCTCAGCCGGCGCGACGTCGACCTGCTGCTCTTCGAGGCCCACACCGCCGGTATGAACAGCCAGTGGAAGGCCGACGTTGTCCGCGACCTGTTCGACCTGTCCGCGACCAGCTACGCGCAGCTCCTCCTGGCGGCCGCGCGGCACCCGCAAGCCGTCAAGCTCGCCCCGGCCGTCGTACGACGACTGAGGGCCATCACCAGCAGCCCCGGCAGGCATAGCGCCGTCATCGGCGGCCGCCGACCTCAACGGGCAAAACCAATCGCCCGGCGGTAG
- a CDS encoding tyrosine-type recombinase/integrase: MDRSHGGIEEWARWQHGAEGLSPRTVQERCNRVREFAELLGVDPRHATTEDVLDYLTAVRARARWGQPIKASSIATYYGQLRAWFAWLVMNGYRDDDPTGKIKGPKARRTKPKPLSPAEKIAVYSVRMHARTRAMMLLANYEGLRAHEIAKFHGRQVNRVAGTIQVRGKGDVECDLPLHPVIAELAERMPVDAYWFPSTRASGHDHVTGNSVSIIIGDVFRRAGVPGSVHRLRHTFATELLARGANLRVVQELLRHARLSTTEVYTLVSLEQMTDAIAMLSRAA, from the coding sequence ATGGATCGATCGCACGGGGGGATCGAGGAATGGGCGCGGTGGCAGCACGGCGCCGAGGGACTGTCACCGCGCACCGTCCAGGAACGCTGCAACCGGGTGCGTGAGTTCGCCGAGCTGCTCGGGGTGGATCCGCGTCACGCGACAACTGAAGATGTCCTCGACTATCTGACCGCGGTCCGCGCACGGGCCCGTTGGGGGCAGCCGATCAAGGCTTCGAGCATCGCGACTTACTACGGCCAGCTGCGCGCTTGGTTCGCGTGGCTGGTGATGAACGGCTACCGCGACGATGACCCGACCGGCAAGATCAAAGGCCCGAAGGCGCGGCGCACGAAACCGAAGCCGTTGTCGCCGGCCGAGAAGATCGCCGTCTACTCGGTGCGGATGCACGCCCGGACCAGAGCGATGATGCTGCTCGCGAACTACGAGGGGCTGCGCGCTCATGAGATCGCGAAGTTCCACGGCCGGCAGGTGAACCGGGTCGCCGGGACCATTCAGGTCCGCGGCAAGGGTGATGTCGAGTGTGACCTGCCGCTGCACCCGGTGATCGCGGAGCTCGCCGAACGGATGCCAGTCGACGCGTACTGGTTCCCGTCGACGCGGGCGAGTGGCCATGATCACGTCACCGGTAACTCGGTGTCGATCATCATCGGCGACGTGTTCCGCCGCGCCGGCGTGCCGGGAAGCGTTCACCGGCTCCGCCACACCTTCGCGACCGAGCTGCTCGCGCGCGGCGCGAACCTTCGTGTTGTCCAGGAGCTACTCCGCCACGCGCGACTGTCGACGACGGAGGTCTACACACTGGTGTCGCTCGAGCAGATGACCGACGCGATCGCGATGCTCAGCCGCGCGGCGTAG
- a CDS encoding serine hydrolase domain-containing protein has product MTLDQQHWVDRLAALAERHDVPGASLVILSGDEVTTAAYGVLNRRTAVTATPDSLFQIGSITKVFTATLVMQLVDDGLLDLDEPIVTYLPAFRVADDVVTKQVSTRHLLAHTSGIDGDLFVSTGRGDDCIEKYVEACVALRQTHPIGATMSYCNSGYVVLGRLVEVLRGQPWHHVLRERLTAPLGLTTPTVLAEEAILHRAAVGHIGPAGRLDVVPVWDLPRATSPAGGLNATAADVIEFVRLHLRDGLAADGTRILSAASAAAMRQPQVEVPNPYDLGSHWGLGWILTTWDGRSVYGHDGSTLGQGALLRVCPDAGVAVCLTANGGRVRDLYHDLFPEIFAETGVQMPPRLEPASPPPDLDLQTYAGSFAREGYQVSVEPKDDRLIIHTKVTGSLEAALAGQQQPPFEAFPVMPGVFAMKQPESTSWLAAVFYRGGDGSDYLHIGARANPRLGTDG; this is encoded by the coding sequence ATGACGCTGGACCAGCAACACTGGGTCGACCGGCTCGCCGCCCTCGCCGAGCGCCACGACGTCCCGGGCGCGAGCCTCGTGATCCTGTCCGGCGACGAGGTCACGACGGCGGCGTACGGCGTGCTGAACCGCCGGACCGCGGTGACGGCGACGCCCGACTCGCTGTTCCAGATCGGCTCCATCACGAAGGTGTTCACCGCGACCCTCGTCATGCAGCTCGTCGACGACGGCCTGCTCGACCTCGACGAGCCGATCGTCACCTACCTTCCGGCGTTCCGCGTCGCCGACGACGTGGTCACCAAGCAGGTCTCCACTCGCCACCTGCTCGCCCACACATCGGGGATCGACGGCGACCTGTTCGTCAGCACTGGCCGCGGCGACGACTGCATCGAGAAGTACGTCGAGGCGTGCGTCGCGCTGCGCCAGACGCATCCGATCGGCGCCACGATGTCGTACTGCAACTCCGGCTACGTCGTGCTCGGCCGACTGGTCGAGGTGCTGCGCGGCCAGCCGTGGCATCACGTGCTGCGCGAGCGGCTGACCGCTCCGCTGGGCCTGACGACCCCGACCGTCCTCGCGGAAGAGGCGATCCTGCATCGCGCCGCCGTCGGCCACATCGGCCCGGCTGGCCGGCTCGACGTCGTACCGGTCTGGGACCTACCGCGCGCCACCTCACCGGCGGGCGGGCTCAACGCAACCGCCGCGGACGTGATCGAGTTCGTGAGGCTGCACCTGCGCGACGGCCTCGCCGCAGACGGCACCCGCATCCTGTCCGCCGCTAGTGCGGCTGCGATGCGGCAGCCGCAGGTCGAGGTGCCCAACCCCTACGACCTGGGCTCGCACTGGGGCCTGGGCTGGATCCTCACGACCTGGGACGGGCGCAGCGTCTACGGCCACGACGGCTCGACGCTCGGCCAGGGCGCGTTGCTGCGGGTGTGCCCGGACGCCGGCGTCGCCGTGTGTCTGACTGCCAACGGCGGCCGGGTGCGCGACCTCTACCACGACCTGTTCCCGGAGATCTTCGCCGAGACGGGGGTGCAGATGCCGCCTCGGCTCGAGCCGGCCTCACCGCCGCCGGACCTCGACCTTCAGACGTACGCCGGTTCCTTCGCCCGCGAGGGTTATCAGGTCTCGGTCGAGCCGAAGGACGATCGGCTGATCATCCACACGAAGGTGACCGGATCGCTCGAAGCGGCCCTCGCCGGCCAGCAGCAGCCACCCTTCGAGGCCTTCCCGGTAATGCCGGGCGTGTTCGCGATGAAGCAGCCGGAGTCGACCTCCTGGCTCGCCGCGGTCTTCTACCGCGGCGGCGACGGCTCGGACTACCTCCACATCGGCGCGCGAGCGAACCCCCGCCTGGGAACGGACGGCTAG
- a CDS encoding helix-turn-helix domain-containing protein: MVTERSSAEPSMRERILDVALDLFIANGYDGTSLREIAEQLGVTKAALYYHFESKDDILMALHMRLHALGRTALAQLSGGGKVTAARWRSLLDALLAEMLNQRKIFLLHERNQAAFEKLHREDHEAEHDDIQDMFRKVLADQAISLRDRVKMAASVGAVFGTMFLFGDAFRDEDDDKVAKLVRTNLDNILGD; this comes from the coding sequence ATGGTCACCGAGAGGTCCTCCGCCGAGCCGTCGATGCGCGAGCGCATCCTCGACGTCGCGCTCGACCTGTTCATCGCGAACGGGTACGACGGGACCTCGCTTCGCGAGATCGCAGAGCAGCTCGGAGTGACGAAGGCGGCGCTGTACTACCACTTCGAGTCCAAGGACGACATCCTGATGGCGCTGCACATGCGCCTTCACGCGCTCGGACGTACCGCCCTCGCCCAGCTCTCCGGTGGCGGCAAGGTGACGGCGGCGAGGTGGCGGTCGCTGCTCGACGCGCTCCTCGCCGAGATGCTCAACCAGCGCAAGATCTTCCTGCTGCACGAGCGCAACCAAGCGGCCTTCGAGAAGCTGCACCGTGAAGACCACGAGGCCGAGCACGACGACATCCAGGACATGTTCCGCAAGGTGCTCGCGGATCAGGCGATCTCACTTCGCGACCGGGTGAAGATGGCCGCTTCCGTCGGTGCGGTCTTCGGCACGATGTTCCTGTTCGGGGACGCGTTCCGCGACGAGGACGACGACAAGGTGGCCAAGCTGGTCCGCACCAACCTCGACAACATCCTCGGCGACTGA
- a CDS encoding ATP-binding cassette domain-containing protein: MSDAVIEAEHLAKRYGETQALAGVSFAVPAGTVLGLLGPNGAGKTTAVRILTTLALPDSGAARVDGIDVASNPGEVRRRIGVAAQDATLDGLLTGRQNLALVGELCGLGRAASKARASELLEEFDLTHAADRVVKGYSGGMRRRLDLAASMLTRPPILFLDEPTTGLDPTSRVRVWESIRSLIAQGVTLLLTTQYLDEADALADQIVVVDHGRVIADGTPEELKRQSRNARLEVTLTESHHDAAAVIESLVAGRVTVGDDGRTLSAGVDAGPGLATEVVRALDQAGIRVDDIAVRQPSLDDVFFALTGEHVATADDVELEEVAS; the protein is encoded by the coding sequence ATGAGTGACGCAGTCATCGAGGCGGAACACCTCGCCAAGCGTTACGGCGAGACCCAGGCCCTCGCCGGGGTGAGCTTCGCCGTGCCGGCGGGCACCGTGCTCGGCCTGCTCGGCCCCAACGGCGCGGGCAAGACCACCGCCGTCCGAATCCTCACCACGCTGGCGCTGCCGGACTCAGGCGCGGCGCGGGTCGACGGCATCGATGTCGCTTCCAACCCGGGCGAGGTACGCCGGCGGATCGGGGTCGCCGCTCAGGACGCGACGCTCGACGGCCTGCTGACCGGGCGGCAGAACCTCGCGCTCGTCGGGGAGCTGTGCGGTCTGGGCCGTGCCGCGTCCAAAGCGCGAGCGAGTGAGCTGCTCGAGGAGTTCGACCTGACCCACGCCGCAGACCGCGTGGTGAAGGGCTACTCGGGGGGCATGCGCCGCCGCCTCGACCTCGCCGCCAGCATGCTGACCCGACCACCCATCCTGTTCCTCGACGAGCCGACGACCGGACTCGATCCGACCAGCCGCGTCCGGGTGTGGGAGTCGATCCGGTCGCTGATCGCACAAGGGGTGACCTTGCTGCTGACGACGCAGTACCTCGACGAAGCCGACGCGCTCGCCGACCAGATCGTGGTGGTCGACCACGGCAGGGTCATCGCCGACGGCACACCGGAAGAGCTCAAGCGGCAGAGCCGCAACGCGCGGCTCGAGGTCACGCTGACCGAGTCGCATCACGACGCGGCTGCGGTGATCGAGTCACTGGTCGCGGGACGGGTGACGGTCGGCGACGACGGCCGGACCCTCAGCGCAGGGGTCGACGCCGGGCCGGGCCTGGCCACCGAAGTGGTGCGAGCCCTCGATCAGGCCGGCATCCGGGTCGACGACATCGCCGTACGCCAGCCGTCACTCGACGACGTGTTCTTCGCCCTCACCGGCGAACACGTCGCGACGGCCGACGACGTGGAACTGGAAGAGGTGGCCTCATGA
- a CDS encoding ABC transporter permease, protein MSATIAPTAVRAGTATRRVSDVWAMTRRNLIHISREPMQLSDATIQPVLFTVLFVYVFGGGIPIPGGASYKDFALAGLLSLNLTTSSMGTAVGLSTDLHEGIVDRFRTLPMWRSAVLVGRSIADVMTAALCAVIVALTGLAVGWRAHASVLSVIGGFLVALLFAYSLSWVAACVGINSSSPEGAASFGFIVLFPLSFVSNAMVPTQHMPGWLQDVANWNPVSAVTAAIRDLWGNANPSASIHAWPMQHPVAAALLWSGAILAVAAPLAAYFFRRRTTE, encoded by the coding sequence ATGAGCGCGACCATCGCGCCGACGGCAGTGCGAGCGGGCACGGCGACGCGCCGCGTCAGCGACGTGTGGGCCATGACCCGCCGCAACCTGATCCACATCTCGCGCGAGCCGATGCAGCTGTCCGACGCGACGATCCAGCCGGTGCTGTTCACCGTCCTGTTCGTCTACGTGTTCGGCGGCGGCATCCCGATCCCGGGCGGCGCGAGCTACAAGGACTTCGCGCTGGCCGGTCTGCTGTCGCTGAACCTCACGACCTCCAGCATGGGTACGGCGGTCGGGCTCAGCACCGACCTGCACGAGGGGATCGTCGACCGCTTCCGCACGTTGCCGATGTGGCGCTCGGCGGTGCTGGTCGGACGCTCGATCGCCGACGTCATGACCGCGGCGCTGTGCGCGGTGATCGTCGCGCTCACCGGCCTCGCGGTCGGCTGGCGCGCCCACGCGAGTGTGCTGTCGGTCATCGGCGGCTTCCTCGTAGCGCTGTTGTTCGCGTACTCGCTGTCGTGGGTGGCGGCGTGCGTCGGCATCAACAGCAGCAGCCCGGAGGGTGCCGCGTCGTTCGGGTTCATCGTGCTGTTCCCGCTGTCGTTCGTGTCCAACGCAATGGTGCCGACCCAGCACATGCCGGGTTGGCTACAGGACGTCGCGAACTGGAACCCGGTCAGCGCTGTCACGGCGGCGATCCGTGACCTGTGGGGCAACGCCAACCCGTCGGCATCGATTCACGCCTGGCCGATGCAGCATCCGGTGGCCGCGGCGCTGTTGTGGTCCGGAGCGATCCTCGCGGTGGCCGCGCCGTTGGCGGCGTACTTCTTCCGCCGCCGCACCACGGAGTAG